A stretch of the Glycine soja cultivar W05 chromosome 13, ASM419377v2, whole genome shotgun sequence genome encodes the following:
- the LOC114381493 gene encoding uncharacterized protein LOC114381493, with protein sequence MSSVCISKCVNDARVPVRATYVNLYKWPESDAEFVRRRGGGSHVCGGHPRVVDSISCRQMYLRSYKFSRKESVPEKTQKCFGRVKERVKKQGSSQHNHGVRRRKCLVWRKMREISCAALFRIFHRFLSCGASVDVVHAKS encoded by the coding sequence atgagctctGTGTGCATATCGAAGTGTGTAAACGACGCACGTGTGCCGGTACGTGCGACGTACGTGAACCTCTACAAGTGGCCGGAATCGGACGCGGAGTTTGTGAGGAGAAGGGGTGGAGGTTCGCACGTGTGTGGCGGGCACCCGAGGGTGGTGGATAGCATCTCGTGCAGGCAGATGTACCTAAGAAGCTACAAGTTTTCGAGGAAAGAGAGTGTGCCGGAGAAAACCCAGAAATGTTTCGGGAGGGTTAAGGAGAGAGTGAAGAAGCAGGGAAGCTCTCAACATAATCATGGCGTTAGGAGAAGGAAGTGTTTGGTTTGGAGGAAAATGAGGGAAATTTCATGCGCTGCTTTGTTTAGGATTTTTCATAGGTTCTTGTCTTGCGGCGCTAGTGTAGATGTTGTACATGCAAAATCTTGA
- the LOC114381271 gene encoding protein GPR107-like, translated as MGKSASTTAAAALVLLLFFISPSTAEIKTLSITSDTRPMILLEKFGFTHSGHVSIAVSSVSVVASGGSQPDPSRLGFFLLSEESLLQVLTEIQQNPSFCVLDSRYTMHLFTFRELSPPPAATANHTYPVTIPNEYSIFFANCAPETSVSMLVHTELYNLDADSEHSRDYLSAGKTHLPTLFSLFSVAYFAFLALWIYICYSNKLSLHRIHLLMAALLLMKALNLLCAAEDKHYVKVTGTPHGWDVLFYIFQFIRVVLLFTVIVLVGTGWSFLKPFLQEREKKVLMIVIPLQVLANVASVVIGETGPFIKDWVTWNQVFLLVDIICCCAIIFPIVWSIRSLRETSKTDGKAARNLAKLTLFRQFYIVVIGYLYFTRIVVFALKTIAAYKYQWVSNLAEEAASLAFYVVMFYMFRPVEKNEYFVLDEEEEEAAEIALRDEEFEL; from the coding sequence ATGGGCAAATCCGCCTCCACCACCGCCGCCGCCGCCCTcgtcctcctcctcttcttcattTCCCCATCAACCGCAGAGATCAAAACCCTCAGCATAACCTCCGACACCCGCCCCATGATCCTGCTGGAGAAATTCGGCTTCACCCACTCCGGCCACGTGTCGATCGCGGTCTCCTCCGTCTCCGTGGTAGCCTCAGGTGGGTCCCAGCCTGATCCTTCACGATTAGGGTTTTTTCTTCTGAGCGAAGAGTCCCTCCTCCAAGTCCTGACCGAGATCCAGCAAAACCCTAGCTTCTGCGTCCTCGACTCCCGCTACACCATGCACCTCTTCACCTTCCGCGAACTCTCTCCCCCTCCCGCGGCCACCGCCAACCACACCTACCCCGTCACAATCCCCAACGAATACTCCATCTTCTTCGCCAACTGCGCCCCCGAAACCTCCGTCTCCATGCTCGTCCACACCGAGCTCTACAACCTCGACGCCGATTCCGAACACTCCCGCGACTACCTCTCCGCCGGCAAAACCCATCTCCccactctcttctctctcttctccgTCGCCTACTTCGCCTTCCTTGCCCTGTGGATTTACATCTGCTACTCCAACAAGCTCTCACTCCACCGGATCCACCTCCTCATGGCGGCGCTCCTCCTCATGAAGGCCCTCAACCTCCTCTGCGCCGCCGAGGACAAGCACTACGTAAAGGTCACCGGCACCCCGCACGGCTGGGACGTCCTCTTCTACATCTTCCAGTTCATCCGCGTCGTCCTCCTCTTCACCGTCATCGTCCTGGTCGGCACTGGCTGGTCCTTCCTCAAACCCTTCCTCCAGGAGCGCGAGAAGAAGGTCCTCATGATCGTAATCCCTCTCCAGGTCCTCGCCAACGTTGCCTCCGTCGTCATCGGCGAAACCGGGCCCTTCATCAAGGATTGGGTTACTTGGAACCAGGTCTTCCTGCTTGTCGACATTATCTGCTGCTGCGCCATCATTTTCCCTATTGTGTGGTCCATCAGGTCGCTCAGGGAGACCTCCAAGACCGACGGGAAGGCAGCTAGGAACCTGGCCAAGTTGACCCTCTTCAGGCAGTTCTACATTGTTGTCATTGGGTACTTGTATTTCACCCGCATTGTGGTCTTTGCGTTGAAGACCATTGCCGCTTACAAATACCAGTGGGTTAGTAATCTCGCCGAGGAGGCTGCTAGTCTCGCGTTTTATGTTGTCATGTTCTATATGTTTAGGCCTGTGGAGAAGAATGAGTATTTTGTGCTCGACGAAGAGGAAGAAGAGGCTGCCGAGATTGCGCTTAGGGATGAAGAATTTGAGCTTTGA